Within Candidatus Polarisedimenticolaceae bacterium, the genomic segment TCGCGGATCGGCTCGACCTCGAAGGGGAGCTTCGCCGTGAACCGGTTGTAGACCTCGGCGAGCAGCGGCTTGAGGTGAACCACGTCCTCGAGGCAGTAACGCAGGAGCGACTCCCGCGCGCCGGCGGTGCCGCGGCGATGCTCGCGCCAGAGCAGCACCGCGAGGAAGCCGTCCGCTCCCTCGATCTCGCTCGATCGGGCGATCCCCAACTGGCGCTCCGCCCCCTTGAGCCCGCCCTTCACCCCGAGGCGGTGCAGGGGGTAACGCAGGTCGATGTGGTGGAAACGCGAGAAGTCCACGATCGGGAAGGCGCGCTGCAGCACCGGCACGTCGAAACACAGGCCGTTGTAGGTCACGATCAGGTCGAACGGCCGCAGGGCGTCGGGGAAATCCATGAGGTTCTCCCCCTTCACGAACGCCCACGCCTCCTTCCCGTCCGAAAGGCCGACGCAGGTGATCGCGTCCCGGACGGGGTCGAGCCCTTCGGTCTCGATGTCCAGGAACGCCGTCCGCCCTTCGAACTCGGGGGCGAGCCGCCAGTGCTCCCTGCGCGGAAGCGTCCTCGCGGCGAGCTCGGGGTCGAGGTTCGGCTCGATCAGCGCCCGCCACGGATCGCGGGGATGCGCCCCCAGGAACGACTCCCAGGTCGTGAAACCCTGGTCCCACAGCCGACGCTCGCGGACCGCGCCGACTCCCGGGACGTGGATGAACGACGACCGGAGCATGACGGCTATTATGGGGGTCACACCCATGGATCGAGTCCTCTACGACGGCGATTGCGGGTTGTGCCACCGCGCGGTGCGGTTCGCCCTGCGCCACGACCCCGACGGGACCAAGTTCCGTTTCGCGCCGCTGCCGCCGGACGGACCGGAGAACAGCGTGGTGGTGATCACCGCCGAGGGGCGGCGGCTGCTGCGGTCGGACGCGGTGATCCGGCTGCTGGTGCTGGGCGGACCGGGGTGGTCCGCGCTCGGTCACGCGCTGCGGATCGTGCCGCGCCCGATCCGCGACGCGGGTTACCGCGGCGTGGCGAGGATCCGCCGTCGGCTGTTCCCCCGTCCCGAGGGGTCCTGCCCGGTGATCGACCCCGAGCTGCGGAAGCGGTTCGAACTCTGACGCGCCTTTGCTAGACTCCCCGTTCTCCCGAATCCGAACTCCCCGGAGGTCGTCTCGATGCGGTTCGAGAACGCGTTCATCCCTTACGGCGGCTACTGGTCCACTCCCTTCTGCAAGTGGCAGGGGAGCTTCGCGCACCTCAACGCGATCTCCTTCGCCGCCGACACCGCGAAGCGGTTCCTCGACGCCCGCGGGATCGCGCCGACGAGCTTCGACGGAGTGACGCTCGGGATCACGGTTCTCCAGAAGAGCCAGCTCTACGGCGGCCCGTGGCTCGCCGCGATGCTGGGCGGCGAGGGGATCACCGGGACCATGGTCTCGCAGGCCTGCGCCACCGGCGCCCGGTCCCTCGCGACCGCGGCCTCCGAGGTCGCGTTGTCCGGGGATCGGACGGTCCTCGCCGTCACCGCCGACCGCTGCAGCAACGGCGCCCACGTCTACTACCCGAATCCCCTCGGCCCCGGCGGCACGGGCGACAAGGAGGACATCGTCCTCGACAGCTTCGGGAACGACCCGTGGGCGCGGAACTCGATGATCCAGACCGCCGAAAACGTCGCCGCGGAGGCGGGGATCACGCGGGAGGAGCAGGACGACCTCACCGCGATCCGCTACGAGCAGTATCGGGCGGCGCTCGCCGACGATTCGGCGTTCCTCAAGCGGTTCATGATCCTCCCCTTCGAGGTGAAGGACGCCTCGGGCCGGAAGGTGATCGGGACCGTGACCGGGGACGAGGGCGTGTTCGCCACCACGCGGGACGGGCTGCGCGCCCTCAAGCCGGTGCTCCCGAACGGCACGGTGACGTTCGGCAGCCAGACCCACCCGGCCGACGGCAACTGCGGCGCGATCGTCACGACGCGCGACCGCGCGAAGTCCTTCTCGAAAGACCCGTCGATCGAGGTTCGTCTCGTCAGCTACGGACAGGGGCGCGCGAAGAAGGGGTTCATGGCGATGGCGACCGTCCCCGCGGCCAGGGCGGCGCTCGAGAGCGCGGGGATCTCCCTGTCCGACGTGAAGGTGATCAAGACCCACAACCCGTTCGCGGTGAACGACGTCTACCTCGCCCGCGAGCTCGGGCTCGCGTTCGACGCGTTCAATCGCTACGGCTCGTCGCTGATCTTCGGTCACCCGCAGGGCCCCACCGGGATGCGCCTGGTCCTCGAGGCGATCGAGGAGCTCGCGCTCGCGGGGGGCGGGTACGGCCTGTTCGTCGGCTGCGCCGCGGGGGACACCGCGGGGGCCGTCGTGATCAAGGTCGGCAAGTGAGCGAGCCCGGCGCGGCGCGGCGCGACCCGTTCCAGCTCTTCCTGATCGTCGCGTGCGTCGCCCTCTGCGGGCTCGTGATCGCGCTCGCCGTGCAGAACCGGTCGCTGAAGGCTCAGGTGGCGGAGCTCGAGTCGCGCTCCCACGGAGCCGGCGCCCCGGTGGACGAGCTGAAGGCCGGCGACTCCCTGCCGCCGTTCGACCTCGCCGCCGCTTCGGGCGAGAAGATCCGGCTCGCCTTCGACGGCAGCGGCGCCAGGACGCTCCTGCTCGTCTTCTCCTCGACCTGCCCCGCCTGCCAGCAGACCTTTCCGACCTGGAACCGGATGCTCGCCGACGGCACGCCCGACGGCCTGCGCGTCGTCGGGGTCCAGACGGACCTCACGGGAGGCGCCGCGGCGGAGGTCGCGACCTTCCCGGTCTACGGCTTCGACGGCACCCGGCCCGACGGGTTCTCGAAGATCCCGTTCATCCCGTGCTCGGCGGTC encodes:
- a CDS encoding ribonuclease H-like domain-containing protein, whose product is MLRSSFIHVPGVGAVRERRLWDQGFTTWESFLGAHPRDPWRALIEPNLDPELAARTLPRREHWRLAPEFEGRTAFLDIETEGLDPVRDAITCVGLSDGKEAWAFVKGENLMDFPDALRPFDLIVTYNGLCFDVPVLQRAFPIVDFSRFHHIDLRYPLHRLGVKGGLKGAERQLGIARSSEIEGADGFLAVLLWREHRRGTAGARESLLRYCLEDVVHLKPLLAEVYNRFTAKLPFEVEPIRDVEEPELPWTADGDLVRRLLGVHSPAL
- a CDS encoding DCC1-like thiol-disulfide oxidoreductase family protein, with the translated sequence MDRVLYDGDCGLCHRAVRFALRHDPDGTKFRFAPLPPDGPENSVVVITAEGRRLLRSDAVIRLLVLGGPGWSALGHALRIVPRPIRDAGYRGVARIRRRLFPRPEGSCPVIDPELRKRFEL
- a CDS encoding thiolase family protein; amino-acid sequence: MRFENAFIPYGGYWSTPFCKWQGSFAHLNAISFAADTAKRFLDARGIAPTSFDGVTLGITVLQKSQLYGGPWLAAMLGGEGITGTMVSQACATGARSLATAASEVALSGDRTVLAVTADRCSNGAHVYYPNPLGPGGTGDKEDIVLDSFGNDPWARNSMIQTAENVAAEAGITREEQDDLTAIRYEQYRAALADDSAFLKRFMILPFEVKDASGRKVIGTVTGDEGVFATTRDGLRALKPVLPNGTVTFGSQTHPADGNCGAIVTTRDRAKSFSKDPSIEVRLVSYGQGRAKKGFMAMATVPAARAALESAGISLSDVKVIKTHNPFAVNDVYLARELGLAFDAFNRYGSSLIFGHPQGPTGMRLVLEAIEELALAGGGYGLFVGCAAGDTAGAVVIKVGK